Proteins encoded in a region of the Enterococcus gilvus ATCC BAA-350 genome:
- a CDS encoding ankyrin repeat domain-containing protein, which yields MKKILAITALLFVLSGCQQASQNNNAANSSSSAEKAVSKSTTTKDSTSSLVSSTNTTQSKEEQSMTNVPGSLIQSVSANDTAKVTEILKSSPNMIDEVNANGETPLLIAVHNNQIDLAKLLIDAGADVNKQDAKKDSAYLYAGAEGRTEILSYMLSHSQPNQQITNRFGGNALIPAAEKGHLENVKLLLADGNVNINHQNNYGYTALIEAVALRDGSQVYQDIVSELLKHGANPDIKDNYGKSAKDYAHELGYGNMSKMLQESKR from the coding sequence TTGAAAAAAATATTAGCAATTACAGCTTTATTATTCGTTTTGAGTGGCTGCCAACAAGCATCACAAAATAATAACGCAGCAAATAGCTCATCATCTGCTGAAAAAGCAGTTTCTAAATCAACAACAACGAAAGATTCTACCTCGTCACTCGTTTCTTCGACGAACACAACACAATCAAAGGAGGAACAGTCAATGACAAACGTACCAGGAAGCCTGATTCAATCCGTATCAGCAAATGATACAGCAAAAGTGACCGAAATCTTAAAATCAAGCCCAAATATGATTGATGAAGTGAACGCGAATGGAGAAACCCCTTTACTGATTGCGGTTCATAATAATCAAATCGATCTCGCAAAACTCTTGATAGACGCTGGAGCTGATGTCAACAAGCAGGATGCTAAGAAAGACAGCGCGTATCTTTATGCTGGCGCAGAAGGTAGAACTGAAATTTTGTCATATATGTTGTCACATAGTCAGCCGAATCAACAAATCACAAATCGTTTTGGTGGCAATGCGTTGATTCCAGCTGCTGAAAAAGGCCATCTCGAGAATGTAAAATTGCTGTTAGCGGATGGAAATGTGAATATCAATCATCAAAACAACTATGGATACACAGCATTGATTGAAGCTGTTGCATTAAGAGACGGTTCGCAAGTTTACCAAGATATTGTCTCAGAATTACTTAAACACGGGGCAAATCCAGATATCAAAGATAATTATGGCAAATCCGCAAAAGATTATGCCCATGAGTTGGGTTATGGCAATATGTCCAAGATGCTGCAAGAAAGCAAACGATAA
- a CDS encoding tautomerase family protein: protein MPLMKIDMIKGRTDKEIKEILDISYHVMLETFHAPSGDRYQIVTQHEPHEMQILDTGLGFDRTNQVLVFSLTTRPRTTEEKKAFYSELVRELNEQVGIRAEDVMINLTVNSDED, encoded by the coding sequence ATGCCGTTAATGAAAATCGATATGATCAAAGGACGCACAGATAAGGAGATCAAAGAAATCCTGGATATCTCTTATCACGTGATGTTAGAAACGTTTCACGCACCATCGGGGGATCGCTATCAGATAGTTACACAGCATGAACCTCACGAAATGCAAATTTTAGACACGGGGTTAGGGTTCGATCGGACGAACCAAGTACTTGTTTTCAGCTTGACGACTCGACCACGAACAACAGAAGAGAAAAAAGCCTTCTATTCAGAATTAGTTCGGGAATTAAATGAACAGGTCGGAATAAGAGCTGAAGATGTCATGATCAATTTGACAGTCAATTCAGATGAGGATTGA
- a CDS encoding LTA synthase family protein, which translates to MSHLKKYSQFIKTRIGFFSLLLGLLWLKNMFAYVIDFHLGIQSLMQFIILIVNPLSVSMLLLSIGLFIKRSKVAYGTLFVIYALLTIWLFSNAVYYREFTDFITINTMLGAGQVSTGLGESAVRLFRWYDVFYILDLIVIPLLLFKKKIPITDDYPRFRQAAALSALSLLIGSGNIFLAEIDRSGLLSRQFSREYLVKYLGVNAFTLYDSYQTYQNNQIRAEASPNDLKEVQSYVKDHYAKPNDSMFGVAKGKNVVYIHLESFQQFLLDYQLTDENGVNHTVTPFLNSLYHGESTYSFDNFFHQVKAGKTSDAETLMENSLFGLNQGALFTQMGDKNTFEAAPNILKQKADYTSAVFHGHSASFWNRDKTYKHLGFDYFFDSSYYDINDDNSFQYGMHDKPFLNQSVQYLEHLQQPFYAKFITVSNHYPYSRFKNEEDGFPLANTKDETINGYFATANYLDTALKEFFDYMKASGLYDDSIFVLYGDHYGISNTRNKDLAPLLGKDSDTWTDYDNAQLQRVPFMIHVPGVTNGGINHTYGGQVDALPTLLHLLGLDSKNYLQLGQDLFSADHKQVVAFRDGDFVTPEYTFYGGKVYDNQTAQVISEPTPEQEKLFVELNQDVDQQLITSDKITNGDLLRYYQDSGLTSINPNDFDYRDQKARLEEIERQKGANSSSLYSENNQKSTDGLYKTKTYQQYE; encoded by the coding sequence ATGTCTCATTTAAAAAAATATAGTCAGTTTATTAAAACACGAATTGGTTTTTTCAGTTTATTGCTTGGTTTATTATGGCTGAAAAATATGTTTGCCTATGTCATTGATTTTCATTTAGGCATACAAAGTCTTATGCAATTTATTATTTTGATTGTAAATCCATTGAGCGTCTCTATGTTATTGCTCAGCATTGGCCTGTTTATCAAACGATCGAAAGTCGCGTATGGAACCCTTTTTGTCATCTATGCGCTGCTGACCATTTGGCTCTTTTCAAATGCAGTGTATTACCGTGAATTTACAGATTTCATTACGATCAATACGATGTTGGGCGCGGGTCAGGTTTCCACCGGTTTAGGTGAAAGTGCTGTTCGTCTCTTTCGTTGGTATGATGTGTTTTACATTTTAGATTTGATTGTAATCCCACTTCTGTTGTTCAAAAAGAAGATTCCTATAACAGACGATTATCCAAGATTTCGACAGGCGGCGGCTTTATCAGCCCTTTCTCTCTTGATCGGAAGTGGAAATATTTTCTTAGCCGAGATCGATCGCTCTGGCCTGCTGAGTCGGCAATTTTCTCGCGAATATTTAGTAAAATACTTAGGTGTAAATGCCTTTACCCTTTATGACAGTTACCAAACATATCAAAATAACCAAATCCGCGCAGAAGCTAGCCCAAATGATTTGAAGGAAGTACAGAGTTATGTGAAAGACCATTATGCAAAACCGAATGATTCCATGTTCGGCGTTGCTAAGGGAAAGAATGTTGTCTACATCCATCTGGAAAGCTTCCAGCAGTTTTTACTGGATTATCAGCTTACGGATGAAAATGGCGTCAATCATACAGTGACCCCTTTCTTAAATAGTCTTTATCACGGGGAAAGTACCTATAGCTTTGATAATTTCTTCCATCAAGTCAAAGCCGGTAAAACATCTGACGCTGAAACGTTGATGGAAAATTCCTTGTTTGGTCTAAACCAAGGGGCATTATTTACGCAAATGGGCGATAAAAATACTTTTGAAGCAGCACCGAATATTTTAAAACAAAAAGCGGATTATACGTCAGCCGTGTTCCATGGTCATTCAGCTTCTTTCTGGAACCGCGACAAAACATACAAGCATTTAGGGTTCGACTATTTCTTTGATTCTTCTTATTACGATATCAACGATGACAATTCGTTTCAGTATGGCATGCATGACAAACCATTCTTGAATCAATCTGTTCAATATTTAGAGCATCTACAGCAGCCTTTTTATGCCAAATTTATTACGGTTTCAAATCACTATCCTTATTCTCGCTTTAAAAATGAAGAAGACGGCTTCCCATTAGCGAATACGAAGGATGAAACCATCAATGGGTACTTTGCTACAGCCAACTATTTAGATACAGCGTTAAAGGAATTCTTTGATTACATGAAAGCCAGCGGTCTATATGACGACTCGATCTTTGTACTGTATGGCGATCATTACGGAATTTCTAACACACGAAATAAAGATTTGGCGCCGTTATTAGGAAAAGATTCGGATACGTGGACTGATTATGACAATGCGCAATTGCAGCGTGTTCCTTTTATGATTCATGTACCTGGTGTGACAAATGGCGGTATCAATCATACTTATGGCGGCCAAGTCGATGCACTCCCTACTCTGCTTCATTTATTAGGTCTTGATTCGAAAAATTATTTGCAATTAGGGCAAGATTTATTCTCGGCAGACCACAAGCAGGTCGTTGCTTTTCGTGATGGTGATTTTGTTACCCCTGAATACACATTCTATGGCGGCAAAGTGTATGACAATCAAACCGCTCAAGTCATTAGCGAACCAACTCCTGAGCAGGAGAAATTATTTGTCGAGCTCAATCAAGATGTTGATCAGCAATTGATCACTTCTGATAAAATCACGAATGGTGATCTGTTAAGGTATTACCAAGATAGCGGATTGACCTCTATTAATCCAAATGACTTTGACTACCGTGATCAAAAAGCCCGATTAGAAGAAATCGAGCGCCAAAAGGGAGCAAATTCTTCTAGTCTGTATAGTGAAAACAATCAAAAGTCAACGGATGGTCTTTATAAGACGAAAACCTATCAGCAATACGAATAA
- a CDS encoding endonuclease MutS2 produces the protein MTNETYIKTQFTDIKHQLGSYAISSFGKRRIADTQPHSKLSVVEKRLTETTEARQLLDSNLHVPFMGLQSIEHVTNQLEKGFVLTPQELMEYADFLRSLRLIRQFFEKNQSIAPLLNRYGQGLNDFHEIEEEIYQVIRNGRIIDDASRELRRARRDIAETEDKIQDLLKKFVRQNKEKLQEAIITKRNDVFTIPIKSSYKKQVKGTIVELSSKGTTAYIEPNSVSRWNEQLVYHKMIEESEVYQILATLTGILSEALPAIHQNIEIIAEFDHIFARGKFSRELKGITPKLNDDGYIYLRAATHPLIEKAVPLDLAIGKTYRGLTITGPNAGGKTVVLKTVALMSLMTMIGLQIPAKEGTEIAIFDQLFVDIGDAQSIENALSTFSGHMQNISEILRVTRKNSLILLDELGSGTEPNEGAALAIAIMEEFYQKGSILITTTHYGEIKRFAELHPDFITAAMDFDAEHLTPKYRLLIGQTGESNALWIAKKMAISDQILGKAQRYFSDRTYDLNKISVKKKRNTKNEKSETVEKSYYKGDKVFLLEKQTSALVYQEMPLSENVKVYLDGEFIEVPKRRIALEFRAAELYPVEYDLETLFEDFHVRKERRDIDRGSKKAQRKLRNEALKRQQN, from the coding sequence ATGACAAACGAAACATACATTAAAACACAATTTACCGATATTAAACATCAACTAGGCAGTTACGCCATCAGCAGCTTTGGGAAAAGACGAATTGCTGACACGCAGCCGCATTCAAAGTTGTCTGTTGTAGAAAAAAGATTGACGGAAACGACGGAAGCTAGGCAATTGCTCGATAGTAATCTCCACGTGCCATTTATGGGACTGCAAAGCATCGAACATGTGACCAATCAACTTGAAAAAGGGTTTGTTCTTACGCCACAGGAGCTTATGGAATACGCAGATTTTTTACGTAGTCTACGCTTGATTCGGCAATTCTTTGAAAAAAATCAAAGCATTGCTCCGCTGTTAAATCGTTATGGTCAAGGACTGAATGACTTTCATGAGATTGAAGAAGAGATCTATCAGGTGATTCGAAATGGTCGAATCATTGATGACGCAAGCAGAGAATTAAGAAGAGCAAGACGCGATATTGCTGAAACGGAAGACAAAATTCAGGACCTGCTGAAAAAATTTGTTCGCCAAAATAAAGAAAAATTACAAGAAGCAATCATTACAAAACGAAATGACGTATTTACTATACCGATCAAATCGTCCTATAAGAAGCAAGTTAAAGGAACCATTGTTGAGCTTTCTAGTAAAGGGACTACGGCATATATAGAGCCTAACAGTGTTAGTCGCTGGAATGAGCAATTGGTTTATCATAAGATGATAGAAGAATCCGAAGTTTATCAAATCTTAGCAACGTTAACAGGTATTCTGTCAGAAGCTTTGCCTGCGATTCATCAAAATATTGAGATCATTGCAGAGTTTGACCATATTTTTGCTCGAGGAAAATTCAGTCGAGAACTAAAAGGGATCACGCCTAAACTAAATGACGATGGCTATATTTATTTACGTGCGGCAACTCATCCATTAATTGAGAAGGCTGTGCCTCTTGATTTAGCGATTGGGAAAACATATCGCGGCTTAACGATCACTGGTCCGAACGCAGGGGGAAAAACAGTCGTATTAAAGACTGTTGCACTCATGAGTCTGATGACGATGATCGGCTTGCAGATCCCGGCAAAAGAGGGCACAGAAATCGCAATTTTCGATCAACTATTCGTTGACATAGGTGACGCCCAGAGTATAGAAAATGCTTTAAGTACATTTTCTGGTCATATGCAAAACATCTCTGAGATTCTTCGAGTGACTCGAAAAAATAGTTTGATCTTATTGGATGAGCTGGGCAGCGGAACAGAACCAAATGAAGGGGCTGCACTCGCGATTGCGATCATGGAAGAGTTCTATCAAAAGGGCAGCATATTGATCACGACGACGCACTATGGTGAGATTAAACGATTTGCAGAGCTGCACCCAGATTTTATTACAGCAGCTATGGATTTTGACGCAGAGCATTTAACTCCGAAGTATCGGTTATTGATTGGCCAAACGGGGGAAAGCAATGCGCTATGGATTGCGAAAAAAATGGCTATTTCCGATCAAATTCTCGGGAAGGCACAACGTTACTTTTCAGATCGTACGTATGATCTGAATAAAATAAGCGTGAAAAAGAAACGTAATACTAAAAATGAAAAATCAGAGACCGTCGAAAAAAGTTATTACAAAGGAGACAAGGTATTTTTATTAGAAAAACAAACATCTGCGCTAGTTTATCAGGAAATGCCTCTCTCGGAGAACGTAAAGGTGTATCTCGATGGAGAATTTATTGAAGTTCCGAAACGACGAATCGCACTTGAATTTCGAGCGGCAGAACTTTATCCGGTAGAATATGACCTTGAAACCCTATTCGAAGATTTCCACGTTCGGAAGGAACGACGAGACATTGATCGTGGATCAAAAAAAGCACAACGCAAATTGAGAAATGAAGCGCTGAAAAGACAACAAAACTAA